Genomic DNA from Perognathus longimembris pacificus isolate PPM17 chromosome 6, ASM2315922v1, whole genome shotgun sequence:
gttcgattcctcagcaccacataaccagaaaaagccggaagtggcactgtggctcaagtggtagagtgctagccttgagcaaaaaggagccagggatagtgagtgctcaggacctgagtttgaggcccaggactggcaaaaaaaaaaaaaaaagtgcagttcCACGGACAACTAAGGCAACGCAATCTCTCGAGAGGAATAGGCAGAACCCCATGAGGACCTCGTCTAGAAGAGAGCCCAGAGTAGCAGAAGCTGTCAGAAGAGTGGCCGCGCTCGGTGTCCAGCATCTGGTGAGACTGAGGATCAAAGAGGGAAAGCGATCTATCCAAAGTCACAGAATAATTGATAAAGCTGGACAAGAATCAAGCCTGTTACTGCAGAAACTGGAAAGCTTTCTATCATACTCATAGGAAAGATTCTAAGATCCTTGAAAATTATCTTATTAGGGGAAAATGCCTaaggtaaaaagaagccagaaagctCCCCCAGATGGCTGGGAATTGATTGAGCCAACACTGGATGAATTAGATCAGAAGCTGAGAGAAGCTGAGACAGAGCCTCATGAAGGGAagaggaaccaccagaaaacccgccATATCTTTGACCTCTCTTACAAGCGGAAAGCCATCAGCAGAGAACTCTATGAGTACTGCATTAAAGAAGGCTATGCGGACAAGAACCTGATTGCCAGGTGGAAAAAGCAGGGCCATGCAAATTTGTGCTGCCTGCGCTGCACTCAGACATGGACACCAATGTTGGGACAAACTGCATTTGCCGGGTTCCCAAAAGCAAGCTGGAAGTGGGCCGCACCATGGTGTGTATACACTGGCTGCCTCGGCTGCTCCAGCTGAGACCCCTGGCTGGGACCCCCTTCTCCATCCTGGACCTTGGAGGTTCCTTCCCACTGTGCCACTCCTTCCTAGGAAGGCCTCTCATCAGGGCCCCATTTGTGGGTGGCCTTTACAGGTGAAAGTCCTGGCATTCACCAGCTgtgatttgtaaaaataaaacctttccacctcctgaagaacctgagcagccattgcacctctatattgtagcttgggcctgactgggccctgaagcttcctggaataactgcagaacatgtcaatgtgaaaatgcagtctaaaataatgaaggtagccagagagacttcatttgaccagaggtcagttaaagttagaatgcttcagccattgtggcacaaaggaaatgtattgaagtgtggccagtgtgttttgtgttcctgaaacatggttaatgtgtcccctcaagctaaggatgactcCAGGCGCTACCCTTGCGACCCCACCCTGATCAATACATAACAGGAAATACTTGAAGTTCCAGAtgtcccctcaagctaaggatgacttGGCCACCCAACCCAGATCATATGTCTAAACCAATCTTTtcgaaccccataagctagccaatcaccttcaccaggcctgttctcgccattgattaggccaatcattcatAAGAATAATTTTCCAGCGATAAAAAATGATTTGCTGCAAGTTGCTATGcggttttatgattttcccgtgGTGTGACATGACTTGCTGTGTGATGTGACATATGGAATGTCCCCCAAACCCTATAataaccctgctgaatggagggtcggggctctccaCTCAGACCTGCTGCATCAGTGACCATCGTGAACCCAGGCTCGAGCTTCAATAAGGACTCGtgtaataaaatcattttttgtttCAGGGCTTGGAACTCAAAGCCTACTGCagttaataaaaagaaagcatctcTGTAAGCATCTTGTGGTGTTGTGGGCACACCTTCTCCAGGCTTAAAGAAAGCTTTGCCCACTGCTGCATTCCTAGGCCAGCTCACTTTCTGGTGTCATATTCCTAGTGAATTGAACTTGCTTCTAGAAGAGTCCTGAAGGGTAGTTGGGGAGGAAGAGGCTGAGTCCCGCCTACAGCTCTTTCCCCTGGTTTCCTCATACAGCCAATTGGCCAGGGCTAAGCCAGGAGAGGCGGGGTCTGGGATGGGGAAGCCATCATCtagaattttcactttttttttttttctttttgtcagtcctggggcttggacttggtacctgagcactgtctctggcttctttttgctcatggctagcactctaccactgagccccagcgctacttctggctttttctgtgtatgtggtgctgaggaattgaacccagggcttcgcgcacgctaggggagcactttaccactaagccacattccccgccccccacttCCTCTTTAGCTTGGATACTCGCAATACCAGTTCTCACTCCCATTGGTTTATCACAAGAGTCAACCCGAGCCCCGCGGTTCCACTTCCCACGCACCTCTCCAGAACTTTCCCGGATCTTGAAGATGGGGGTCATGGCGCCACAgaccctccccctcctgctcttGGGGGTTGTAGGTGTGGCCGAGACGTGGGCCGGTgagtgcggagtgcggggggggggggggggaaacggcctctgctggggcggggcggggcgaccGTCAGAGGGGAGAGCTGCTGCAGTTCGCGGCGGAGTCGCCCTCGCCAGGCCCACTCCCGGGCCTGTCCCCTCTTCTTCCACCCTCGAATTCTCGCCCAGTCcgcgccccctcctcccttccgGCTCCTTCCACCCCGGTCCCGGGGTCCCGCGCCGGGGCTCAGCCGCTCCCCGTCCCCAGGCGCACGCTCCCACTCCCTGCGGTATTTCGACACCCTGGTGTCCCGGCCCGGCCGCGGAGAGCCGCACTTCACCCTCGTGGGCTACGTGGACGACACGCCGTTCGTGCGCTTCGACAGCGACGCCGCGAGCCCCACGATGGAGCCGCGGGCGCCGTGGATGCAGCTGGAGCCGCGCGAGTACCGGGAGCAGCAGACGCGGAACGTCCGGAGGCACGCGCAGACCTTCCGGATCCAACTGCAGACCCTGCTGGGCTACTACAACCAGAGCCGGGACGGTGAGCGAGCCTGGGCCCGGTGGGCGGCCACCGCCTCACCCCCAGCCCGCGCCCCACCCCTACGCTGGGGCCTTTGGAGACCCCTGGGGGGGAAAACCCCTGGAAACCCGATCCGGCTTGGCTTTCAGTTTGGGAGAAACTCAGGAtggccggggcggggctggggctggggctcggggcggggcggggcttgtGTGGGCGGGGCTGAtctcgggggcggggccaggccctcACACCTACCAGAGGATCTGCGGCTGCGACGTGGGGCCCGACGGACGCTTCCTTCGCGGGCACCGAGCCGACGCCTACGACGGCGAGGATTTCATCTCTTTGAACGAGGACCTGAACACCTGGACCGCGGCAGACACCGTGGCTCAGATCACTCGGCGCAAATGGGAGGCAACAGGTGAAACCGAACAAGAGAGAGCCTACCTGGAGAAGGAGTGCGTGAAGAGGCTCCTGAGATACCTGGAGAACGGGAAGGAGGCGCTAAAGCGCGCAGGTATGAGGGGCCACAGGGCGACTCGTTTGTCTTGCCCTGGGTAAGGGGCTCTTGTCTCTGGGGAAGAGCTGGaatcctgcctgcctctctcttgCATGGCAACGAAGAAAACTGGGTTTTCAGATGCAGCATCAGAGTGACTTACCCAGGGGAGGAGGTCAGAGATGGGGTGATGGATCGTGGGTGCCTTTGAAGATAGCGTAAGAAGGGGAGGTgaaaatttcattcatttttcattcttcctGGGCCACACCATTCTAAGACAAGAacaggaagatggaggaggaggaaggatggcATGTATGCACAACCCAGATACTAGTATAAACATCAGGGCTAATCGAATGCTTAGAAAGTTCTAGAATCAGCATGAGCTAATCCAACGGAGCAggattacacctataatcctagctacctgggcaGATGtattctgaggattatggttccaagaaagcctggtcaagaaagtctctgaaactcttatccccaattgacCAGCCAAAAATTGGAAGGGGaaaagtggcctgtggctcaagtggtagagtgctagccttgagcaaaaaataaataaacaaacaaacaaatgtctttttttttttttttggccagtcctgtggcttgagcactgtccctggcttctttttgctcagggctagcactctgccacttgagccacaacgccccttctggccattttctgtatatgtggtgctggggaattgaacccagggcctcatgtatacgaggcaagcactcttgccactaggccatatcccagccccaaataaatgTCTTTATTACTGGCTGGGACTGTACTGGGCAATGAGGTGCCGCAAAGTGCAGTCATGAGTCCCTTTTTAGGAGTGCTTTTAAGCAGAAATTTACATCCTTGTTTGCTCAGGGGTGGAAAGTCCCTAACCGTTCTTTACTTGTAAGTGCAAGCCAAGCAGAAAGTTACAGAGTGTAAGTAAGCAAGCACTGAGCATAGGCAACATGACCCCTTTTTGTGATcattatttaggaaaataaatgaaacagtggCTACATATATCTTTAATTGTCAGACtataaggaactagtctcatgggtttgAGTTACAGAGGCTAAGAGTAAACTGTAAGATAGTGATGTTTAACAAGCCCTATTACAGTAGGatgccagccttgattgaaaaaaactaaaggtcagcacccaggtcctgaattcaagcccccagaaccataacacacacacacacacacacacacacacacacacacacacacacacagagtgcctGTCTCTAGATGGAAGTAGGGAAGATTCAAGAAATAACTCCTTGGCTCTGCAGCTGATTGTGGACCTGGGACCTTCTTGGATCTTGTTTTCTGATCCTTACTCAGTGTTGTTAGAGGTCTGATTCCAAGTATGCTGACTTTCTCAATGACCACCAGATCAGAACCAGGAGCACCTATTCTCTTGGTCAGAGACATTGAGTCTCCTACTTTGGATTTGCTCATCCTGATTCTAGAACTTCCCAAAGATTGGATTAGCCCAGATGTCTATGGGTATACTTGTGTCTTGGTTGTACATGCATCCCCCTCCCATTCTCCTTTTCCATGGTCCAAGAAGGATGCATAACTCCTGaatttttttcatctctttttctcaGATCCCCCCAAAACACATGTGACCCGCCACCCTATCTCTGACCATGAGGTCACCCTGAGGTGCTGGGCCCTGGGCTTCTACCCTGCGGAGATCACCCTGATGTGGCAGCGGGATGGAGAAGACCAGACCCAGGAAATGGAGCTTGTGGAGACAAGGCCTTCTGGAGATGGAACCTTCCAGAAGTGGGCAGCTATCAGGGTGCCTTCTGGAGAGGAGCAGAGATACACCTGCCAAGTGCAGCATGAGGGGCTGCCTGAGCCCCTCGCCCTGACATGGGGTAAGGAGGAGATGTACACATGGAGCTTATGATCAGAAAAGCAAGAGCCCTTCTGGAAAGTTCATTAGGGTCATGCCTGCGAGCTGGGGAtcagtttctcttctctttcctcctccctttccagagCCTACTTCTCAGTACATCATCCTCAGCATGGGAACCACCATTTTCCTGATTCCCTTCGGAGTTGTGGTGGCTGTTGTGTTGTATAGGAGGAAGAAGGCAGGTAGGAAGAAGCAGGGTCTTAGCTTTCCCCTTACTACTCCTTTTAGAAGTGAGCTCTTCTCATAAATAGgaaatgccacacacacacacatatgcacacacgcattcacacatacacatgctcaCTGAGCCTAGGGTCATGTGTGCTGATTCTTACTCTAGTGGAAAGAGCATGGAAAATGAAGGACAAACTTATTGCATTAGTGAAGGTGGTGTTTTGGGGGACCTATTCCTATCAGGGAGAGGAGGCCTCTGCTTGAGAAGGACAGTTGGTCCAGTCCCTGCAAATGCCCTTCCCCCCTGATTTCTGATCCTTTCCTGGGTCTGCTGTCAGTTATGAAAACTTTCTTGGAGCCCAATAAATTtctcatctttttatttatttattattgccagtcctggggcttgaactcagagcctgagcactgtccctggcttcttcttgctcaaggttagcactctgccacttgagccatagcatcacttctggctttttctgtttagtggtgctgaggaattgaacccagggcttcatgtatacgaggcgagtacccttgccaccaggccatattccaagcccaattTCTGATctcttacagtttttttttttttctcacaggtTAAAAAATgaccaggggctaggaatatggtttagtggttgtttgcctagcatgcatgaagccctgggttggattcctcagcatcacatagacagaaaaagccagaagtggcgctgtggcttaagtggtagagtgctagccttgagtaaaagaagctcaggaacagtgcctaggccctgagttcaagccccaggactggaaagaaagaaagaaagaaaaaaagaaagaaataattgtgGGCAAGCATCACTGAGACTTGTGGGGAAGTGTAGATAGAAGCCACCAGGTCATCTAGTCCATACTTCCTCCTTCAATATCTTCTTAGGGCTCTGAGTACATCCTGTTATTCTTTCCACCTCAGGTTCTGACAGTGCCCAGAGCTCAAATGTGTCTCTTACAGCAAGAAGGTAAGACCTTGTAGGACCTGAATTGGAGATACAGAGGGGGACTTAACCCCTCTTCTTCTATGACAAATAGTCACAAATTTAAACTTTTATTGAGTGAAGGGTTGGTCAGAATGTTGCCATTATAGGAACCGCACTGAATTTGCTCATCCCTCTTTTTTTCCTAGTATTAAAGAGCTGCCTGTGTGGGACTGAGTAACACAAATTAGTGCAAGTCTCTGTGGTAACATGAAAATTCCTgcattgctgggcaccagtggctcatgcctataatcctagctactcaggaggctgagatctgaggatctgggttcagagccagcccaggcaggaatgtctcatctccacttaactaccagacaaaccaaagtggtgttgtggctcaaaatggtggagtgctagccttgagctgaagagctcagggactgctcccaggcccagagttcaagccccaggacaggcaaaaataaataaatcctgaaTTCTCTTTCGGCAAAGATGTCTGAGTGTGTCTGAATTCCTATAGGCATAGTGTGAAGAAGTGGGGAAACCCGGCCTCCCCTTCCCACCAGGGTCACGGTCCCCACACTGACTTGCCTTCTCCACAAACTTCCTGTTGGAGTAGAGCAGGGCAGGGACATCTGCACCTCCTCACGCTCTATGGTCCACTGGGACACACCTGACTACACTGAAAAGTAAGAATCTGATTGTAAACTTGTTACTGTAAATCCTTAGTGTGAGGGCTTGATGAGTTAGTGTAAGGAAAAGATTCTTAAAATTGGatggacaaggggctgggaatgtggcttatagagtgcttgcctagtgtgcacgaagcccttggtttaattcctcagcaccacataaacagaaaaagccggaagtggcactgtggctcaagtagtaaagtgctagccttgagcaaaagaagctcagggacagaacccaggccctgagttcaagccccagggactggccacaagcaaacaaaaaaccttgcCCCCATGGGACCTGTCATCATGGAGACTTTGACACAAACAGAGCCTTGTCCTGTCTTCAGGACCATGAGCAGCAAAGGCTTCCTGTGGCCAGGCTGTCCTATGCTCAGGCTTCCATGTGGTCATCCATCCCCTTCTTTTGTGTTGATTTCTTGTCTCTCCGTTTCTATGGAGGATTCTGCCTGCTCTTGTTCTTTCAGTGGATGCTGCTCTCATTCCCCTTTGAGGGTCCCCTGGCAGTGGCAGCAATAAGAGGTGTTTTTCCTGTCAAACCTTACACTTTCCCAAAAGGCCTTCCACACAGGAGGCTCTGGAGAATTAAAGGATGAATTTtcaccatgcactggtggctcactcctgtattgctggctactcaagaggctgagatctgaggattgaggttcgaagccaacctgagcaaaaaatTTTGTGAGGTTCTTCGCTCTGGTTAGCCAGTAAGAAGCCAGAAACTGAACTGTGGATAAAGTGTTaggatgagcaaaaaagccaagtcagaGCATGAGGCATGTGACctgaacaaaagaagagaaaggcatgggactgggaatatggcctagtggtagagtgcttgcttcacatacaggaagccctgggttcgattccccagcaccacatgtatagaaaaaggcagaagtggcactgtggcttaaaacctagagtgttagccttgagcaaaaagaagccaggaacagtgctcaggatctgagttcaagcctcaggactggccaaaaaaaaaagaagaggaaagcaaCTGGTTGGAAGAAAGCTATGAGTTAAGAGAATAAATGACACAAACTAGACCACACTGGGCCCGTCCTGTAGAGCATCCCACCTCAGGGATCCAATGTTAGATGTCCTAGGTTGGGATGGGGTCTCACAAAATGGCAGAACGTGTGGAAGGGGCAGGTGTAAGGTTAGAGTGCAGCCCAAACAAACAAGGCTTCATACTCATCACCTGGGGCTCCTGCAGCTCACAGAGTAGCTGCTAAACCCGTAGGTGCTATGGGGTGATAGTTTGAAGAGCCTGAGAAAAGTTACAGGAATAACAGAATTAGCCAGAATCCATAATGATACTGAGAATTTGGCTCCATTTCATACTGAATCCGGCTAATTTCTGCCATCTCAGCAGCAGTGGGAGAAGGAAATGCTGCCCCACTCACCAAATGTGAACCCACTTCTTCTTGCTACTTGGCACTATCTGCTTCTGTGCTTCATATTACATCCATTAACTTGCTTCAATATGCATGTGCCAGATTTAGAGCCACTTTTGTTCCCCCTGGCCTGCTGGAGAGTTCCCGGCGAGGGCCGCCGCCGGCTCCCGGGGCGCCTGGTGAGCGTGCTCAGAGGTTGGTGGCCGAGCGCTTTGAAGAGCTGGGCGAAGCACCTGCGAAGCGGCCGCGAGGGGCAAGGACAGACGCTGCAACTTGGCTTTTTAATCAGGTCTTTCGAAGGGACCACAGCACCATTATTTTATACATAGCATGTGCTTGAGCTTTGAAGACACTAGAGGGCGCTCTGAACATGCTGAAACCCCAAATGGTATAAGGCGCCAACAGTCCCTGTAGAACTGGACTTAGTCAGAATGCCCTTCACTAGACAGATTGTCTGTGTTCATTAActgtaacatttttttaaaactttatagcaataaaaaatgtatcaaagggggctggggatatagcctagtggcaagagtgcctgcctcgtatacatgaagccctgggttcaattcctcagcaccacatatatagaaaaaagccggaagtggctctgtggctcaagaggtagagtgctagccttgagccaaaaggagctacggacagtgctcaggccctgagtccaccccccaggactggcaaaaaacaaaacaaacaaacaaaaatgtatcaaaatgaactccaggaaatggaaaaaagtaacatgaaaaatatatataatgaaagATGACATGATTAAAAACTCCACAGGATCTAGTGGTAGAACTTCAGCTGAGTGAGAgctaagacactgagttcaagcctcagtactagcatacAAAAAAAGCACACAACAGCTGGCCATCAGTGgcacaagcctgcaatcctagctactcgggatgctgagacctgaggattgcagttcgaagccagccaaggcaggaacggctgtgaaactatctccaataatctactccaagaaaaaacaaaaaacaacccagaagtggagctatggcttcagtgtagagcactagccttagcaaaagaCATTCAGGAACAGCAcgtagtccctgagttcaagccccaggaatggctcCAAAACCAAGGAAGAAATGATAATAAACATACTCATTTAAGAAATGGTGTAACTCATGgacagttgtgttttttttttttaataacagtactgggatttgaagtcagggcctgggtgctgtcccttggcttttttttttttttttggtcgtggagcttgaattcagggcctgagtgctatccctgagctcttttactcaaggctaactctaccactttgaaccatagtggCACTCCTGgtattttgagtggttaattggaggttagagtcttacagggactcttctgcctgggctgacttgtaactgcagccctcagatgtcagcatcctgaggagctaggattacagctgtgagccaccagcaccaggctgaccactagcttttcattcaaggctggccctcaGTCATCTCAGTCACTGTCACTTCTCTCAGacttggctagttaattggagataagagtctcagattgaTCTGGCTGGTTCTCTTTGAAGCCGTCTTtcagatcttaacttcctgagtagctaagattacagctgtgagccaccagcaagacTACAATTCTCTATTCTCATTCTTGCACCTAGaactactctttttcttttctttttttttttggccagtcctggggcttggactcagggcctgagcacttccctggcttctctttgctcaaggctagcactctgccactttctatatatatggtgctggggaattgaacccagggcctcatgtatacggggcaagcactcttgccactaggccatatccccagccctagaactaCTCTTAATAAAATGTGTTTAGTAAATACATAGGAATTGaccaaattaaattttttaaagagtggAAGGAAAGTACTGCAAGATGAAAAATGGACAATGTTGAGCATGAATAAGTGACATTTGGGTTGAATTAGGAgctggaaagagaaggggaatggAGAGGACAGGGAGGGTGAATGGAGGAGGACTAAGACAGGGTTTCATGAAGCAAACCCTGTGGGCGGGGCTATGTTGAGGTGGGGCTGCATGCTGAGCATTCTTCTTTAGCTCCAGTGCTTAGAGGGAGAGAATTCCTATTTGTTTAGCTCCTACCACAGTCTTAGAGCAACCTGCTGAAAGAAgtttgaaaaatggaaaatagtggggctgggaatatggcctactggtaaagtgctcacctcatatacatgaagcccttggttcgattcctcagcaccacatatatagaaaaaagccagaagtggtgctgtggctcaagtggtaaagtactagccttgagcaaaaagaagccaggaacagtgctcaggccctgagttcaagccccagaactcgcaaaaaacaaaatgagaaatggAAAATATAGCTTTgcgctgatggttcatgcctgaaatcctagctattcaggaagctgacatctgaagatcgcagttcaaagccagccagggcaggaaagtccataagactcttacctctaattaaccaccagcaaactggaagaagtgctgtggctcaagtggtagagcactggccttgagctgaagagctcagggacagtgcctgggcccacagttcaagtcccaggaccaacaacaacaaaaaggaaaaaaaaatgaattctatcctggcaccaatggttcagctataatctagctactcaggaggctgggatctaagaatcacagttcaaagtcaggcagAAAGTTCTGAGACTccaatcttcaattaaacaccaaaatggtggaagaggaactgtggctcaagtggtggaggactAGcttgtccttgagcacaaagctcagggacaacacctaggtcctgagttcaagccccaagactggcaccaaaaaaaaaaaaaaaaaaaagaattccaacaGTTTGGGGTCCTTCCAAGAAAAGAAGCCCTGTGGCCTGGTTTCTGATTGAAAGGCAATTGTGTGAAATTCCTCAGGACTAGTCCTTACAACCTGGGTATTTTGGATAAtgtgtgaaaaaagaaaaatcaggtttTAGGGGCCCCTCACAGGAGGGAGTGAATGAGATTCATGCCCAGAGGCTTTACCCTCCTCACCCCAtggtggccaaaaagaaagaggtaaagaggaattgagggctggggatatagcctagtggcaagagtgcctgcctcggatacatgaggccctaggttcggttccccagcaccacatatacagaaaacggccagaagcggcgctgtggctcaagtggcagagtgctagccttgagcgggaagaagccagggacagtgctcaggccctgagtccaaggcccaggactggccaaaaaaaaaaaaaaaaagaggaattgaCCTGGCAGCTTCAAAAGAGGAGGCCTGAGTTTCCACCAGGGCCCCAAAGCCATGCTCAGCAAGCTCAGCTTGACAGGTGTGTGACAGCGACACAAGGCACCACAGAAGAATGTCCAGCCATCCAGACCCTTCTGCCCTCAGAACCTGTGCACTCCCAAGACcgaagccaagaaaggcaagaaagTGGCTAGAAGCTCGTGCCTGGATGCCAGGGAGCCAGGGCTGTACCCCAGGCCCCTCAATACACTGTCCTGCCAGCCCAAGCTATAACCCAGTGGTGCCTTTGGTTGTCACAGTCTCTTCTCTCTCACAACCTCAACTCTATCCCCTAATGCATGAAGTAGGGAGGTACAAAGTTTTCTGAGAGCGTGATTTtctgccaggtacctgtggctcatgtaggtaatccgagctactcaggaggctgagatgtgaggatcgcagtgaagtccatgagactctcatctctaattaaacaccagaaaggtagaagtagagcagtggttcAGGTGGTGCAGCCCCATACCTGAGGGGGCTGGACCTCAAGGGAaaccaccctgagttcaagccccaggaccagcaccaaaacaaaatgtctcaagaggctgaggtctaaggatcttggttagaAGTCAGTCtgggagacaaatctgagagactcaacccaattaactagcaggaagccagaagtagaggtgtggctcaagtggtagagtgttagctttgaacaaaaatgccaagcaagagtacaaggctttgtgttcaagttctagtattgacacacaaaaaagacaactgtgggctgggaatgtggcttagctgtagagtgcttgccttgcatgcatgatgccctgggtttgattcctcagcaccacataaacagaaaaagccagaagtggtactgtggttcaagtggtagagtgctagccgtgagcaaaagaagctcagggacattgcccaggccctgagttcaagcaaaaacaaaacaaaacaaaacctggccaa
This window encodes:
- the LOC125352794 gene encoding saoe class I histocompatibility antigen, A alpha chain-like isoform X1 gives rise to the protein MGVMAPQTLPLLLLGVVGVAETWAGARSHSLRYFDTLVSRPGRGEPHFTLVGYVDDTPFVRFDSDAASPTMEPRAPWMQLEPREYREQQTRNVRRHAQTFRIQLQTLLGYYNQSRDGPHTYQRICGCDVGPDGRFLRGHRADAYDGEDFISLNEDLNTWTAADTVAQITRRKWEATGETEQERAYLEKECVKRLLRYLENGKEALKRADPPKTHVTRHPISDHEVTLRCWALGFYPAEITLMWQRDGEDQTQEMELVETRPSGDGTFQKWAAIRVPSGEEQRYTCQVQHEGLPEPLALTWEPTSQYIILSMGTTIFLIPFGVVVAVVLYRRKKAGTDSAQSSNESLTARSIKELPVWD
- the LOC125352794 gene encoding saoe class I histocompatibility antigen, A alpha chain-like isoform X2; translation: MGVMAPQTLPLLLLGVVGVAETWAGARSHSLRYFDTLVSRPGRGEPHFTLVGYVDDTPFVRFDSDAASPTMEPRAPWMQLEPREYREQQTRNVRRHAQTFRIQLQTLLGYYNQSRDGPHTYQRICGCDVGPDGRFLRGHRADAYDGEDFISLNEDLNTWTAADTVAQITRRKWEATGETEQERAYLEKECVKRLLRYLENGKEALKRADPPKTHVTRHPISDHEVTLRCWALGFYPAEITLMWQRDGEDQTQEMELVETRPSGDGTFQKWAAIRVPSGEEQRYTCQVQHEGLPEPLALTWEPTSQYIILSMGTTIFLIPFGVVVAVVLYRRKKAGSDSAQSSNVSLTARSIKELPVWD
- the LOC125352794 gene encoding saoe class I histocompatibility antigen, A alpha chain-like isoform X3, encoding MGVMAPQTLPLLLLGVVGVAETWAGARSHSLRYFDTLVSRPGRGEPHFTLVGYVDDTPFVRFDSDAASPTMEPRAPWMQLEPREYREQQTRNVRRHAQTFRIQLQTLLGYYNQSRDGPHTYQRICGCDVGPDGRFLRGHRADAYDGEDFISLNEDLNTWTAADTVAQITRRKWEATGETEQERAYLEKECVKRLLRYLENGKEALKRADPPKTHVTRHPISDHEVTLRCWALGFYPAEITLMWQRDGEDQTQEMELVETRPSGDGTFQKWAAIRVPSGEEQRYTCQVQHEGLPEPLALTWEPTSQYIILSMGTTIFLIPFGVVVAVVLYRRKKAGTDSAQSSNESLTARR